The Claveliimonas bilis genome window below encodes:
- a CDS encoding ISLre2 family transposase, with product MDIITLINTLVSGLLNAEEKFLEHLDSFTMFEETVSSLSNQLAADFIGLVLTNADQLIRDSGIRKGRYTVQRSRQRTLISIVGDITFTHTLYKDQAGKNRCLLDELIRLPDRERFTAAAEAKLLNEAEVHSYQHAAESIKTNGQTITKTTVMNKVHSIEKQIPEMEEAPKEKKACEYLYIEADEDHIHRQKDGKEQGCFIGKLVYLFEGKEEICNGRRKLVSPFYFGGLYAGSEQNAALWESVDAYIRQHYDLDVLKCVYINSDGGSWIRAAAGYVSKSRLVADRFHLMKYINRVARYTLEEEGITKGRFYKYIYKNKLLAAKKLLTRIQNHCEGSDRAVEDCRTYLVGNWEYIERAFHDKYVLGCSAEGHVSSVLSERMSSRPMGWSETGSDRMCKLRCFIRNYGREKVIDLVNYRRDRELETCVATGTDGLIDERQKKKYTAKQREAQRYAEALHGTLAGNSTVRKILAIREQIGNI from the coding sequence ATGGATATTATAACATTAATCAATACTCTTGTCAGCGGATTACTCAATGCGGAGGAGAAATTTCTGGAACACCTGGATTCATTTACTATGTTCGAGGAAACGGTCAGCAGCTTGAGCAATCAACTGGCGGCAGATTTTATCGGGCTGGTACTGACGAATGCGGACCAGCTGATCCGTGACAGCGGGATACGCAAAGGCCGTTATACTGTACAGCGGAGCAGACAGAGGACCTTGATCTCCATTGTGGGAGATATTACCTTTACGCATACCCTGTATAAAGATCAGGCGGGAAAGAACCGATGCCTTCTGGATGAACTGATACGTCTGCCGGACAGAGAAAGATTTACAGCCGCGGCAGAAGCAAAACTGTTAAATGAAGCGGAAGTCCATTCTTATCAGCATGCTGCGGAGTCTATAAAGACAAATGGACAAACGATCACAAAGACAACGGTAATGAACAAAGTCCACTCCATCGAAAAACAGATCCCGGAGATGGAAGAGGCGCCAAAGGAAAAGAAAGCCTGCGAATACCTCTATATTGAAGCAGATGAGGATCATATCCACCGACAGAAAGATGGAAAAGAACAGGGATGTTTTATCGGCAAGCTGGTCTATCTCTTTGAAGGGAAGGAAGAGATCTGCAATGGCAGGAGAAAGCTGGTCTCACCGTTCTATTTTGGAGGGCTTTATGCGGGATCAGAACAGAATGCCGCCCTGTGGGAATCTGTAGATGCTTATATCCGGCAGCACTATGATCTGGATGTACTGAAATGCGTGTATATCAACAGCGATGGAGGGAGCTGGATCCGAGCAGCCGCCGGCTATGTAAGTAAAAGCAGACTTGTAGCAGACCGGTTCCATCTGATGAAATACATTAACCGGGTAGCCCGGTATACGCTGGAAGAAGAAGGAATCACAAAAGGCCGGTTCTATAAGTATATTTATAAAAATAAGCTCTTGGCAGCCAAAAAGCTTCTGACCCGGATCCAGAACCACTGTGAAGGGAGCGACCGTGCGGTAGAAGACTGCAGGACATATCTTGTTGGAAACTGGGAGTATATCGAGAGGGCATTTCATGATAAGTACGTACTGGGGTGCAGCGCGGAAGGACATGTGAGCAGCGTTTTATCTGAACGCATGAGCTCAAGGCCAATGGGCTGGAGTGAAACAGGCTCAGACCGGATGTGCAAGCTGCGTTGTTTTATCCGTAATTATGGCCGGGAAAAAGTGATCGATCTGGTGAATTACCGGAGGGATCGGGAACTGGAAACCTGCGTGGCAACAGGAACAGACGGCTTGATAGATGAGCGGCAGAAGAAAAAGTATACGGCGAAGCAGAGGGAGGCCCAGCGGTACGCAGAGGCTTTACATGGAACTCTGGCAGGAAATTCCACAGTGCGGAAGATCCTTGCCATCCGAGAACAGATTGGAAATATATAA
- a CDS encoding DUF6465 family protein: MATKSTAKTKTAVKETKQVPVNVLADTVKKAETVDAKTKEAETKKDTVKKTSAAKETVKETVKKATEKKAPAKKEPAKKSAAKKEIKIKTYVQYMGRQVEEKDMIAAVKKAWTKENKKKVGDIKDIALYIKPEDGAVYYVVNGTDTGSVQY; encoded by the coding sequence ATGGCTACAAAATCTACAGCAAAAACGAAAACTGCCGTAAAAGAAACGAAACAGGTACCGGTTAATGTTCTGGCTGACACTGTAAAAAAGGCAGAGACAGTTGATGCAAAAACAAAAGAAGCCGAAACAAAAAAAGACACAGTGAAAAAAACATCTGCAGCAAAAGAGACAGTAAAGGAAACTGTCAAAAAAGCAACGGAGAAAAAGGCACCAGCCAAGAAAGAACCAGCTAAAAAATCTGCTGCCAAGAAGGAAATTAAGATAAAAACTTATGTACAGTACATGGGAAGACAGGTAGAAGAAAAGGATATGATCGCTGCCGTTAAGAAAGCATGGACAAAGGAAAATAAAAAGAAAGTCGGAGATATCAAAGATATTGCGCTGTACATTAAGCCGGAGGACGGGGCTGTTTACTATGTAGTAAACGGAACAGACACTGGTTCTGTTCAGTATTAA
- a CDS encoding CoA-transferase: protein MYEIMSSDEAIRLIRDGDCICVNSFVGIENPVELHEALYRRYQRMRSPSHLTMISSAGFGLWDENRNAEGYIREGAVDRLICGHFGAMLSTKKLVMEDRFEAYNLPLGCISHAIRAQAGGLPGALSKVGLDIFVDPRREGPGINRLSVDDSLVKYVEVDGEEFLYYKLPKITVALIKGTAADRKGNISFDDMFMSGDALSICQAVKSNHGRVIVQVDRLVDTPSRPRNAIIPGCLVDAIVVAEPEERNEAYTALTGSFEIPYEDWNTWSEKIDTVSAKKSGSAAAGNIIGRRAAKELRVDDIVNIGIGIPEMVARHARKNGILDMVTLTVESGGIGGFPVSGEAFGAMIGAASVYDMANQFDLYNSGGLDICFMGALEVDCQGNVNAHRGPGAFAGIGGFANITAKTPTVVFCLTFDTKGLEVSQKKGIVTIEKEGTIPKFVKKVSAVSFSAKRAIANGQKVLYVTERCVFRLTPKGLKLIEAYPGIDVQRDVLDHLPFDVEI from the coding sequence ATGTACGAGATAATGAGCTCTGACGAGGCAATCCGCCTGATCCGGGACGGCGATTGTATCTGCGTCAATTCTTTTGTGGGAATCGAGAATCCGGTGGAACTTCACGAGGCCCTTTATAGAAGATATCAGAGGATGCGGTCCCCCAGTCATCTGACTATGATCTCCAGCGCCGGTTTTGGCCTGTGGGATGAGAACCGGAATGCGGAAGGGTACATTCGGGAAGGAGCAGTAGACCGGCTGATCTGCGGCCATTTCGGAGCGATGCTAAGTACCAAGAAGCTGGTGATGGAGGACCGTTTTGAAGCATATAACCTGCCGCTGGGGTGTATTTCCCATGCCATCCGGGCACAGGCAGGCGGGCTGCCTGGTGCTCTTTCCAAGGTGGGGCTTGATATTTTCGTGGATCCCAGAAGGGAAGGTCCGGGGATCAACCGGCTCTCCGTTGATGATTCTCTTGTAAAATATGTGGAGGTAGATGGGGAGGAGTTCCTCTATTATAAGCTGCCTAAGATTACGGTTGCTCTTATAAAGGGGACAGCGGCAGACCGAAAGGGAAATATTTCTTTTGACGATATGTTCATGTCCGGCGATGCCCTGTCCATCTGTCAGGCAGTAAAGTCCAATCACGGACGGGTGATTGTCCAGGTAGACCGTTTGGTGGATACGCCATCCAGGCCCAGGAATGCTATTATTCCAGGCTGCCTGGTGGACGCTATTGTGGTGGCGGAACCGGAAGAACGGAATGAGGCTTATACTGCTCTTACGGGAAGCTTTGAGATTCCTTATGAGGACTGGAATACCTGGAGCGAGAAGATTGATACGGTCTCCGCTAAAAAATCCGGCAGCGCTGCTGCAGGCAATATCATCGGCCGCCGGGCAGCCAAGGAACTTCGGGTAGATGATATTGTTAATATCGGGATCGGCATTCCGGAAATGGTGGCCAGGCACGCACGTAAAAACGGAATACTGGATATGGTGACGCTGACGGTAGAGTCTGGCGGGATCGGAGGTTTTCCGGTGTCTGGAGAGGCCTTTGGAGCTATGATCGGCGCTGCTTCCGTTTACGATATGGCGAACCAGTTTGATCTTTACAACAGCGGAGGGCTGGACATCTGTTTCATGGGAGCTTTGGAGGTGGACTGTCAGGGAAATGTAAATGCGCACAGAGGACCGGGGGCATTTGCGGGAATAGGAGGTTTTGCCAATATCACGGCCAAGACCCCTACGGTAGTGTTTTGTCTGACTTTTGACACAAAAGGGCTGGAGGTTTCGCAGAAAAAGGGGATTGTGACTATTGAAAAGGAAGGTACGATTCCCAAATTTGTGAAGAAAGTATCCGCTGTGAGCTTTTCGGCAAAGAGAGCTATCGCCAATGGGCAAAAAGTTCTGTATGTGACGGAACGCTGTGTGTTTCGCTTAACGCCCAAAGGTCTGAAACTTATCGAAGCGTACCCTGGCATAGATGTGCAGAGGGATGTGCTGGATCATCTTCCATTTGACGTAGAGATTTGA
- a CDS encoding TIGR00266 family protein — MKYQIQGETLPVVICELEGGEKIVTEGGGMAWMSPNMKMETSTNGGVGKAFGRMFSGEAIFQNIYTSEGGPGMIAFASSFPGSVKAFEISPGNEMILQKNAFLAGEAGVELSIFFNKKLGAGLFGGEGFIMQRISGQGIVFAEFDGHVVEYELQMGQQIVVDTGHLAAMTASCSMEIKSVPGVKNMVFGGEGIFNTIISGPGKIWLQSMPISNVAGVLRKYITTGK; from the coding sequence ATGAAATATCAAATTCAGGGCGAAACACTTCCGGTAGTTATCTGTGAACTGGAGGGCGGAGAGAAAATTGTGACTGAAGGCGGAGGAATGGCCTGGATGTCACCGAATATGAAAATGGAAACATCTACTAACGGCGGGGTTGGCAAAGCATTCGGAAGGATGTTTTCCGGTGAAGCGATCTTCCAGAATATTTATACATCAGAAGGAGGACCGGGAATGATCGCGTTTGCCTCCAGTTTTCCGGGATCTGTCAAAGCCTTTGAAATTTCACCGGGTAACGAGATGATTCTGCAGAAAAATGCATTTCTTGCAGGGGAGGCAGGCGTAGAGCTGTCCATCTTTTTTAATAAAAAACTTGGCGCCGGCCTGTTTGGTGGTGAAGGCTTTATTATGCAGAGAATCAGCGGACAGGGTATTGTATTTGCAGAATTTGACGGACATGTGGTGGAATATGAGCTGCAGATGGGACAGCAGATTGTTGTAGATACCGGACATCTGGCGGCAATGACGGCAAGCTGCAGTATGGAGATCAAATCCGTTCCGGGAGTGAAAAATATGGTATTTGGCGGAGAAGGAATTTTCAATACGATTATCAGCGGGCCGGGTAAGATTTGGCTTCAGTCTATGCCGATCAGCAATGTAGCAGGAGTGCTGCGTAAATATATCACTACAGGGAAGTAG